Below is a window of Pseudomonas eucalypticola DNA.
GTGCTGCGCATGGGCGCCCTGGAACGTATCCACGGCGCCGGCCTGTTGCTGGCCTGGCCACGGCCGTTCGAGCAGGTGGTGATGCTGCCCTCCGCCGACCGGGTGATCGAACAGCGGGTGGAAACCCTGCTGCGCGAGAACCAGACCCGTGGCATCGACGCCAACACCTCGCCCAACAGCGATGCCGTGGCAGGCGCGGGGTACCTGCTGACCGGTGACGCCGGTGTGGTGCAACTGGACGTGCGAGTCTTCTACAAGGTCATCGACCCGTACCCGTATGTGCTGCAGAGCGCGACCATGACCGCCGCTCTGGACCGAGTGGTCGCCCGCAGCGCCGTGGCCGTTTCGGCCTCCCGCGACCTGGACACCATCCTGGTGGCGCGCCCGGAACTGGTGGGCAGTGACAGCCAGGCCGCCGAGCGCCGCGAGCGCTTGCGCGGCGACCTGATGCAAGGCATCAACCAGAGCCTGGCGGCCTTGCAGGCCCAGGGCGCCGGGCTGGGCGTGCACGTGGAACGGGTGGACCTGCAATCGAGCCTGCCTGACGGCGCGGTGAACGCCTTCAATGCCGTGCTCACCGCCAGCCAGAAGGCCGAGCAGAACATCGCCTCGGCGCGCAATGATGCAGCCAAGGTCAACCAGGCCGCTACCCAGGAGGCCGACCGCACCCTGCAGGTGGCCCACGCCCAGGCCAGCGAGCGCCTGGCCAAGGCCCAGGCCGACACCGCGACCATCACCAGCCTGGCCCAGACCCAGCGCGAGCGTGGCGACCCCGGCCTGCTGCAGCGCCTGTACCGCGAACGCATCCCGACCATTCTGCAAAAGGCCGGCAACGTGACCACGGTCGACCCCCACGACGATGCCCGTCTGATTCTGCAAGGCAGCCAACCATGAGTGCGCACTCCCATCACCACCACGGCCATGCCCACCACGGGCATTCCCACGGCCACCTCACCGGCGGCATGCTCAGCCGCGATGAACGCCGCAGCGCCGCCCGCCAACTGACCCTGGCCATGGTTGCCCTGGGCCTGCTGGCCTTGGGCCTGGCCTGGCACTGGTTCGACCCGGCCCAGGACGGCGTGGCGCAGATTCTCTTCGGCGTGGCCTCCCTGCTGGTGGCCATTCCCGTGCTGCGCTCGGCCTGGTTCAGCATCCGCTACCCCAGCCTGCACGGCCTCACCGACCAGTTGGTGGCCATCGCCCTGCTGGGCGCCTGGGCCACGGGTGACCTGTTGACTGCGGCGCTGTTGCCCATCCTGATGATCTTCGGCCATGTGCTGGAAGAGCGCAGCGTGATCGGCTCCCAGGAGGCCATCGAGTCCCTGGGCCGCCTGACCCGCAGCCATGCGCGCCTCATTGGCAGCGATGGCAGCATCAGCGAAGTGGACAACGGTACCCTCAAGGCCGGCGACCAGGTGGAGGTGCGCGCCGGTGACCGCGTGCCAGCTGACGGCCGCGTCCTGGAAGGCCAGGCCAGCCTGGACACCGCGCCCATCACGGGCGAGTCGGTGCCGGTGCAGGCCGCGCCGGGCATGGAAGTGTTCGGTGGCGCGATCAACCTGGACGGCCTGCTGCGCATCGAGGTGTCGCGCACCGGT
It encodes the following:
- the hflK gene encoding protease modulator HflK, which codes for MRGAAPAARPPSPWMQAGRLTFLALYGITLLAAFGWAVSNIRQVGPESRAVVLRMGALERIHGAGLLLAWPRPFEQVVMLPSADRVIEQRVETLLRENQTRGIDANTSPNSDAVAGAGYLLTGDAGVVQLDVRVFYKVIDPYPYVLQSATMTAALDRVVARSAVAVSASRDLDTILVARPELVGSDSQAAERRERLRGDLMQGINQSLAALQAQGAGLGVHVERVDLQSSLPDGAVNAFNAVLTASQKAEQNIASARNDAAKVNQAATQEADRTLQVAHAQASERLAKAQADTATITSLAQTQRERGDPGLLQRLYRERIPTILQKAGNVTTVDPHDDARLILQGSQP